In the Necator americanus strain Aroian chromosome X, whole genome shotgun sequence genome, TACCCATTTTCCTCTGGGCAGTAATTCCTGTTCAACCAAAACAATTTCGCCGACTTGTGGGACTTTACTCACATGACGTTTCTGATTCAATTAGCATCTGTGGCTGTCGCGTAAAATACTAAGATATTCAGTGTTCCATTTCTCCCAGAACTTTATTGCAATGTTTTCTGAAGATGCAAGCGCTTCGTAAGCTTGAGCAGCTGTCTGTATCAACTTTGGCTCAAATGTGGGATCGTTTCTGAAATTGGACATTTCAGAGTTTGCAAttgagaatttgaaatttccttgtagaaagtcAATAGTTCCGAGTAGAATTTCAGAAAGATCAATTGCTGAGAGTTTTGTGAGTAGACGTGTATCTATAATTGCCTCTATAGGAGTGACTACAGTAGCCATATGTTCAaatgacagtttttttcttccaaatgatTTTTGGAAACTTCTTTTCACAGATCCAACAAGCCTTTCCCATACACCACCCATCCAGGGAGATGCTGGTGGGTTGAAAATCCATTTAAGACCTTCCGGGGCACAGTAATTCATTACTGAATTCCCTGTTGTTTCATCactttcgaacaacttttcaattattttcagaccaagtttgaaatttgatccaCAGTCTGTTCTCAGTAAAGGAGGTACACCTCTACGCGATACAAATCGAATGAAACTATTAAGAAACGCCCCTGTAGTGAGACTTTCTACCACTTCCAAATGGATTGCTCTGATTGCAAGGCAGGTGCAGAGACATTTCTACatcctttcatttctgttgGATAGAAATGGTCCCATAAAATTACATCCTACGTTTTGAAACGGTTTGCTTATTGTCACCCTATCTGATGGTAGTGGTGGCATCTTTGGAGCTCCAAAAGGCATGCCTTGACATCTCTTACAAATAGTACAATCTTTTATGTACTTCTTAATTGCTCTTGATGGCTTTGGAATCTAATATTTCTGTCTGGCCAGAGACAGTATGTGATCTTTGCCACAGTGAGCATTGTTGCAATGCAAGTCTATAATAATGAGTCTAGCAAGGTCAGAGTCATTACCGATATAAATAGGCATTTTTGTATGTAAAGGCAGATTTGCATTTCGAATTCTTGATTTATATCTTATGATTCCATCTTCATCTTTTACGATTATTTGGTTCGGAAAccgtttttgcagttttctcaTGTTGACATTCCTATGAAATGATGCTATGATTAATTTCTCACTTAAGCGCATCTTTTCGCAATCAATTAGCGAGTCCGAGTCAAAGCGCGAGACTGTAGATATCGCAAATGATGTCAATCTAGTAGTATTACATCGATTGGTCCACTTGTGCAGCACTTTCGCAACTATATACTAGATATATAACAACATATAACAACTAGATACAGTTCGTAACGCAGTTTAGAAGCGTGAAAATCTCGATAGATCTGCGAACATTGAGTTcgcattatcattattactttCAGACTCTTCAACATGgggattttcaaatgttttcattccttccataatttcttttccatccaAAGTATCGATCGAGCGTAGTTTCCAGCTAAATTGCTCTAGAGCCAGCCATTACGGCCCTCTCACCCAGTTGTGTGAGTCGAGTTGAGATGATGTAAGACCTCGCGTCCCTGCATCTGCTGGATTGTTATCTCTTGGAACATGGAAAAAGTTCACGAAAATGCGTTTGCTCTCAACCTGagatctaattttttcaattcggTCTTTCTGATTGATTATTAAAgctggaaattttcgaaaggAATTAATCCGTTGTAGAGCAATTTCACTATCGGTGACGAGATTGAAGTGATCTATATTGTGATCAAGATTTTCTAAGATACTCTTTCATGATCTCATTCCAATGAGTAATCCAAGCATTTCTGACCTTGGAATTGTTTGCGACATTTTTTTGGAGTCAACTTTGACTTTTTGCTAATAAATTGCGTTACCTCGTTAGTGTCATTGTTATGCGGCAAGAAGGCGCAACTTGATATAGCAAGATTTACTTGCATcacaaaatattcataaatcTATTTTTGAAGTGCGAAGATTTCGCACTTCTGTGAAAATTGTCCTGGGAATGCTGATACTCGCACCATCGACCTCTTTGCAGATGGAGTTCCATCTATTAGTCATTACTGGATTAACACAGTCATTCCACCTAATTCCAGTGTCATAGATTTCTCGCATAAGCGATTTCAAATTGATAAGCAATGGCGTAGTTACACCTACAGGATCGTAGGCAGAATTTATTATACTAACCACATCTCGTTTAGTAAGTAATGTTTTCGACGGAATATTTACTTCCACGTTAAACTGATCAGTTTCTGTGTTATATTTAACACCTAAGAATTTGATATCACCAGAAGGTGATCTGTCTTTCTCATGGATTCCTTCATTTACTATCTGAAAATTTGACACATATTCTCGTAGGTTCATACCAAATTAAttggaaagattttttgaTTCGACATACTTCTTCAAAGCTTCCTGCTCAGTTGCAGCtgtcaataaaatattattaacaTAAATGTTTCTTGCTATTTCATGTAAAAGTGGGGTATTCTCTgatttgaaaaaggaagaattgcCATATTCAATATGCCCGGAGATGCGGTAACGCCGAATGGCAAACGGTTAAATCTGTAAACAACTATGTTGTCTTTTATCGGGATGCGACTGATGTCTTTGACCCACAGACAGCGACAAAGGTCTTTGTGCTCGTTTACGATTCTGATCTGAGTGAATGCAGCTTCGATATCGCATGCTAATATAAACTTGCTAGTTCGACTGCGAATAAGGATATCATGAATTTTATTAACGAAAGATTCACCGGTGTGAATTATATCATTTAATGATAGTCTACCTCTTTGTTTCGAGGATGCATCAGACACGATTCTGAGAAGTTTCGTTTTTGAAGGTTTCCACACTCCGGGGTGTGGCATATAATAGGTGCCAGCCGCGTTTTTGACTGGTTCATGTACCTCTTCGATTGTGGAATCTTTGAGGTAATCATTCAATATTTTGCTGTACCACGACCTTTGCTCTTTGTTGGTGGCCAGCTGTCTTTGTAAGGACTCGAGCCTACGGTATGCAATCGCATAATTATCGGATATATCGATTACGTTGTCCTTAAGAGGAAAGGGTGCAGTTACAACACTGTTCTTAAATGATATAGTTTTCGAGTACTTTTCAAAATACTCAAATGTTTTTTCGTCATTTGAAAATCCATTGGTGGAAATTCCTAATCCATCCAATTCGAAAATCTTCTGAAGTATATCTGCTTCACTTGGCTCCTGAACGAGCGTAAGACTATGGGTAATCTCTTCGCTAGTTACATTTACCGCACTTGTACTGCGACCATGAAGAGTTGGACCTACTGATGTTCTGGCAACATATAGTCCCGACGGTAGTCTTGTTCTAGTGCTACTCATAACAAATTCGTTGCAGTAGTCTAATCCAATtagaatttgtggattttggtgTTCACTTCTCAATCTTGGATTGGACAAACAAATATCGTTATCTTGAAGAAACTGCTTATCTTGTTCTAAAAGATATGCTGAACGAAAACCGTTAGTTATCACGGGTTTTGTTTGAACCGTTAGACGAAtctcttttccaaaaactgtAGAGATTTTCAATGGAACAAAGAACGTTTTAAATTTCTCAGTATGGCCACCATTGCCAGACAGACatatttccgttttttgcTTTGGGAATCCAAATTCCTCTGCTGTACGTTCGTTTATTATAGTTCTCTGTGCACCAGTgtcaaaaaatataagaactcGCTCATATTGGCCTGTTTTGTTATTCCACATATTTGCTTCGGCAGTCATGAGCATTACTTGGTCTTTTGTGGCATTGTCGTTAGAATCGACTTTCACGAAAGAATCACTTTGAATTGGATTTTCAGTATGCACACTCGAAGTTCGATCTCGTTGACGAACTCCGGCATTCTTCCTTCTTATTTCGCCAGTAGGGGATCTTCTGTTGTTTGTTGCTGCATTGTTACCAAAGCGCAATCGATTTTGCTGATTTGTCACATTCTCGGATGGTCTTGTAAAACATAAGCTTTGATGATGCATCCTTCTGCAGTGGGGACAGTTTGGTCTACTACACTGATTACTTTTGTGCTGGTCGCTGAAGCATTTCCAACAGCGATTGGAGTTAATCATAACGTTCTTCTTTTGTTGGATATCTGTTACGGTTCTGCAATTATGAGAGGAATGCTCAGAGTTGTCACAGAAAATACACTgcctatcattttttttcttgtctgtgACGTATGCAGAGTTTgattccttttcatttctgtgtTTTCGGTCTTAAAATCTTGAttcaacagattttttttagcgttgTTCTCTTTTTCGAGTTGCTACATAACGTTTTCTACTTTCACATCTTCCATTTCTTATATAGATATAAGGacatttttcacaatattGTACGGAAACTTCTCCAGTATTCTTTCTGTCCACATGTCATCTTGTGTATTGGGTATATCCTGTTCCGCCGACACCATTTGGTTGATCAACATTCTTATTTTGTCGAAAATATATGTGCAATTCTCGGCATTGTTCCTTGCACATGGAAGGTCGATTAGTTTCTGCACGATCTTTCCTCTATTTATAGGTTTgttaccatatttttttctttatacttTCAACCATCCATTTATAATTCTGTGGAATTAATTGTATCCCTTTGATAGTCATTTTGCTCTTCCTCGAAGACTATCTTTGAGAAGAAACATTTTCTCAACTGTActcagtacttttttttgatgtaCCAAAGTTTCATAGACTGCCCAGAACTCTAgtaattcttcttcatctccCCAAAATCTAGGATATTTCATTTGACTTGGTTTGAGAGTTCTACATATGAAGTCTTCTTCGATCGCCTCTCTGCTGGTATCAGAATGATCCTCTGACAGCCATATTGGTTCATCTGGGCTGAGGGTTTCGTCATTACTTTGATCGGTTGCCGTTCTGGCACTTCCCGTTTGTGGCGATCGATTATTTACATCTTCAACATGCGTTACTATTCGTTGGTTTCTATGTAATTTTATTCTCAACTTCCTTGCAAATTTATCAGCTTGACTTGCTGCTTCTGTGGCTCTTGCTTCTAGCATgaatatcatttcatttgctcTTTCCATGATATcagtgaattttgtttcactttcaatttcctcgatttctttttcgagcTCCTTTTTGTTGCCTTTTGTTCTCGAATCATTATATTCCATCTTCAGTTTGTCTATCAGTGACTGCAATGAGTTTCTACTCTGTTCGATAGTCTTTATACTGCGTTTTATAAGGTTGGTTGAGGTCAAGTATACCTCAAACATTTCGTCTTCGGACCCATTTGGGTTCCACTCTTCTACGTAtagtggaaatttttccagaagtagCTGGAGAGTTTTGTCGCTATGGGCCATAGGTTTTCTATTGAAAACCAAAGACATCTTTCTCGATGTTGCACAGCTAGAGGCTTGCTGTGGGCAGCTGATGGGCTTGCTGCACTTTTGCACCACTTTATTTGGCCGATGCACCAGAAAATTGTGCGCGGGTGTTGTTATGGCTCACGATAATATGGGATTTTATAcccaagaaagaaagcagtggttcagtggtagaatgttTATCAAATAGATGGAAAAAGTCAAGAGCACTCTCAAAAATGCCGGCCTGCCCCGGCTAGTTCAAGAACAACATACAGAGAAACGCGCCGCCTCCTTGCCTTATGGTCGGCAAGTAGGGGACAGCATGGCAACGGATCACCTTCACCTTGATCATCTTGACTCCCTTTGATCTTTGAACTgatcgagcgggcgccagcacttcttccatttgtcccggtcgcgtgccagagtagccgagtggttcctcctttcgcgtgggacacgaagagcatcatacttttctttaaaggacttcgtgaagaaatctgaccatcgggtcggcggtcttcctgtagtgcgcttaatatcgcggggaacccagtcgctcacggctctggtccagcggttgtcattaaagcgcatcacgtgtcccgcccaccttattttactttccttggcaaacgcagcAGAGTCTCTTATCtttgatcgctgacgtaggagagaacttcgaatcccgtcccttaCTTGCGTGAACCGGGATACTCCTaacatcactctctcaattgtgcgttcaatgacgctcaccgcgttttcttcctgcttgcgaaatgcccaggtttccgaagcataggtcaaagtgggaagtacggtggtgttgaaaaggtgagcacggagccgggtgttcctggtcttcttcactacatcctcgaagCCCCTTATATGCTTCTCAAGTGGCTCGCTTACTGCTGCACAGCTCGGAGGTaaggtcgttcttcatgttcaattgccgacccagataaacgtagctggagcattcggatatgttcgttccgttgagcgtgaatggggcatccgagacccatccgttgcgcatgaacatcgtcttttgcagattcagctgaagacagatgcatccacatgtttcatcaaattcggtcagcattcgttcggCTTGGCTAGTGCTAGGTGTTATTACTACGATGTCATTAGCAAAGCGCAAAtagtgtagctgccgaccatcaaccttcacttccATGTCCTCTTACtcgaactttcgcattgcgttctcgagggtggctgtgaacattttgggtgagattatattaccctgtcggacccccctcttcacgtcttgatgatgttcttgtagaatggcgaagtTCCGGTCGttaagttactgtacaactctcgaagtacctttatgtactgagtagggataCCTCGGTTGTCCAAGGtcccatgaccgcttccgtctcaactgagtcaaaggtcTTCTTTAATTCCACGAAGGTGAGGCAttgcggcatcttgtactctcgtgatacctcggtgagtttcgaaacagtgtgaatgtggtcaatcgtgctgaatccttttcgaaaccctgcttgctcgcatggctgtccttcatcaaagactttttcaatcctattaaggattactcttgtaaagagcttgtagatgacggacagtaggcagattggacgatagttgccgatgtcatgtggatctccctttttatacaacaacacggtcttgctggtgttccactgtttaggaaccttgcattccgacagataacgtgtaaagagcctcgccagggttgGCAATGGATATTAAGGATTATTAATTATTGTGTTCCGAGATCGGAAcatggcgcatcccaagaggaCTGGTTAACGCTGAACACTtaaccttttattttttagcttGTAGTTACTACTGAAAAAGTGTCACCATTTTCAGGAATCAGAAAGTCAAGAGGAATGGAAGCATTACTTTGCTAAACAAGGCGGAAATTTACACCCATAAGATGTGCGACGTTAAAAGGGCCATTAGTGAATTTACCAGATGAAATTTGTTATATTTGTGCTACTGCGGAAATccaccttttttcatttccatagGAAAGGTTTCTTCGAAAAGAATAGTTTCCTCCAGCTACTATTTAATCAGCGATTTCCTGTCAATTTTTAATCCACCTTCTTGAGAATTATTTGGTTATCTCAAGTTCAGTTTTACTACtctgctttctttttaatcTACGTTTAACGCTTTGGTAAAAGGTGACCGCTACGCCATGAATGGATTGACACCGCAGAAGGTCAGTGATGTCTTCCATCCCTTCGCTTCGGCAATTTGGTACTAGATTCGTTCTGAAAGATCTGCGCATTCACCAACCTCTACTACTCGTAATCCAATCCACTGAAGCGTTGACGCATCTCCAACGGGGAGGACTAACTGTTGACTTTTTccttaaataaattaatgacACAATTagcaaatgatgaaaaaaaagaacggcaTAAATAAGACAGAATGAGACGTTTTGATTTTTCGgttcagataaaaaaaaagcctggtTCGCCAACCTTTTTCCATTCATCAAACGCTATCTGAACTATCGGGATCTCCCTCACAAGAGGGACCATAGCCAGTTCGTCGCGATGCTACATGTTGCATCCTTGGCTGGTgcatagggggctaatcgcggaccaaaaacGACACTGTAGCTGTCCTGAAACGCAGGTGGGTTCAGAAGTGATCTCCTTGTTTCTGCTCTATCAGGATCGAATCTTAATATTAGTGCTTTCCTCACGTCGGTCCGGCAAAAAACCTGCATTCAAGTGACTGGAAGGTGCaggggaggcggtttggagtcgtctGCAACAAGTAAGACGGCCTGttcactccgggagaacgcaatgttctcccaaaaactcatgggctAAAGGCCCgcacctgcccatgggttctAAAATTACATGCATCacatagtaataaaaaaaggtcTACTGATTCCGAAAGAAAGCCTGGtgcggtagcgccaggaaggacggggcTGCAGAAGTCATCTAGCATACTGAAACGTAAAACGATTAGGATGATGATCTAAACTTATAACGAAGATCTGGTGTtgcaagccaggaagtttAAGTAAGAaatcatcggactgaccgagacgagacgatgCCGTTCATTggacgccgtatatgaaactggagaaaaactgttcttaggaacatacGACAGTGGATTAGTTGGAGGacttggcgtcctcgtcagcACGAGTATGGCAATGAACATATACTCTATCGAATAACTTGGAAttggacgtctgcggatgagaagatgtggtccgaCGCCAACTTTGATAATCTTCGTTGCTTATGCTCCAAAATCaggctacgaagaagaagtcgaagctttctatatggaacTGGAGAAGTtttaccgagaagatcatgcttTCTACAaagtcatagttggcgatttcagtgccaaaattggcccaagaagaacgcctgaggaacttcgaagaagaagtcgaagctttctgtACGGATCtaaagaagttctacagagaagaccaTGTCTACAAGGGCACTGCTGGTGATTTTAACGCCGATTGGCCCCAGAAAAACACCtggagaacttcacatcggaacctACGGCCATCAATGGAATGAAGAGGGAGAGAGGCattccgagtttatcatgacgactaagaccaccTATGAGAACTCACCTTCCCACAACTTCTAATCTCTACGCTGGAGGTGGGAGCCACCCGGTGGAGGTGCCGCAATGAAACTGATCACATCATCGCCTGTAAAAGAGTTTGCCTGTCGGattccaaagtttttttttacgagattGGACCAACGCCTTCTCTggcaaagattttcttttttccttttttcttagaaatgcgatcggctcgttgaacaccttcatgactgcacGAGGAGGGCGAATAGATCTAAAACTACCAAGAGACGCCGGTTTCCGGAAACTCtagagctgatacgtcagcgtggagctgcacgagctgcATGCAACCAAGAAGTCGCGCCTGAGCTCGCATGGTTTGCAGAGAAGCGATAAAGGAacacctcaaagagagaagagcagaagtgctggctgaagctgcagaggcaaGAAAGAGCATTCGCTACGCTTGTCGAGAATTCTCCAATAGAAATACGAGGATGagtgctctccggaacccaaatgGGACAACCATtacatcgagaaggggaacgGATCAAATGATCCACGAGTTCTGTtgtgatctcttcgacagccatatccacttgcctcctcaccatcttaGGGATGATGGACGTTCTCCCGTCCGagatacgacatgctatcatgtcggtaagaaatcgttcTGCACCCGGTCCCTGCAGGATGAGATCATTtggtacaactctcgaagtacctttatgtactgagtagggataCCTCAGTTGTCCAAGGTCCCACGatcgcttccgtctcaactgagtcgaaggccttcttcaagtcgatgaaggtgagacagagcggcatcttgaacTCTCACGAAACCTCGATGAATTTTGAAAccgtgtgaatgtggtcagttGTGCTGAATCTCTCTTGAAACCCTtattgctcgcatggctgtccttcatcgtACACTTTTTCAATCGTGTCAAGGACCACAATTGTGAAgtgcttgtagatgacggatacAAAGCAGATTGGGTGATAGATGGCAATGTCATATGGATCTCCCTTCTTGTACAACAACACGATCTCGCTGGTCTTCCAGTGTTTAAGGACCTTGCATTCTGACAGGTAAGGTTTGAAGCGTTTGCCAAGGTGTTGATAAGAATTGGCAAAAGATTTTTACACCTGCTATTGTAGTTACATTATCTCAGGACATCGGTTTCATCGACTAATTACTTTCCAACCAATTTCGTTGATTGATCTTTGCCGTGCAGGATTTTGATGTACGTTGATTAGAAATATGATGATCATTTTAAACGGGGATATTGATTACATACTTCATTGATTTAATGACGTTAATGATCTGAACTACTCATTAAGCCCTTGGCAGAACTCTTGTTTTTGTCGAAAGTAATTGCTACCAATGCAGTCAGCGTACGCTGAAATCTCTGAAAGAAAGGTCTCACCACCATAATACTGCCGTATCCCGCACATCGGTCCAGCCAAAAGCCTgtaatcaagtgactgggaggtgcaagggagacggtttggagtcgcctccaacaagtAAGCTTCACATATTTACTCCAggagaacgcaacgttctcccaaaaactcgtGGGACTAGAGCCTCGCAACCCGCCCatgtgtttttaaaattttacccacgtcacagtaatagaaaagagtttcctgattccggaggaaatcctggtacggtagcgctaGGAAAAACGGGGATGCAGAAGTCATATAGGCTaaggaaacggaaaaggactaggatgacgatctgtacttataacgcacgtacgttTGCATCGGCCAtggaagatctgatgatgcaagccaagaagattaagtacaACGTCATCGGattgaccgagacgagacaacgccaccctctcaacgccgtatatgaaactggagatgAACTGTTCGTAGGAATATGCGACAGtggaggtgttggtggagttggcgtcctcctcaacacgagtatggcaaagaacatcgactctttcgaacaacttggAAATGGACGTCAGTGGATGAGAATTTGTGGTctaacaccagctttgactatcttggtcgcttacgctccaacatcaggctacgaagaagaagtcgaagctttctatatggaacTGGAGAAGTtttaccgagaagatcatgcttTCTACAaagtcatagttggcgatttcagtgccaaaa is a window encoding:
- a CDS encoding hypothetical protein (NECATOR_CHRX.G25185.T1); translated protein: MNYCAPEGLKWIFNPPASPWMGGVWERLVGSVKRSFQKSFGRKKLSFEHMATVVTPIEAIIDTRLLTKLSAIDLSEILLGTIDFLQGNFKFSIANSEMSNFRNDPTFEPKLIQTAAQAYEALASSENIAIKFWEKWNTEYLSILRDSHRC
- a CDS encoding hypothetical protein (NECATOR_CHRX.G25186.T1), giving the protein MHHQSLCFTRPSENVTNQQNRLRFGNNAATNNRRSPTGEIRRKNAGVRQRDRTSSVHTENPIQSDSFVKVDSNDNATKDQVMLMTAEANMWNNKTGQYERVLIFFDTGAQRTIINERTAEEFGFPKQKTEICLSGNGGHTEKFKTFFVPLKISTVFGKEIRLTVQTKPVITNGFRSAYLLEQDKQFLQDNDICLSNPRLRSEHQNPQILIGLDYCNEFVMSSTRTRLPSGLYVARTSVGPTLHGRSTSAVNVTSEEITHSLTLVQEPSEADILQKIFELDGLGISTNGFSNDEKTFEYFEKYSKTISFKNSVVTAPFPLKDNVIDISDNYAIAYRRLESLQRQLATNKEQRSWYSKILNDYLKDSTIEEVHEPVKNAAGTYYMPHPGVWKPSKTKLLRIVSDASSKQRGRLSLNDIIHTGESFVNKIHDILIRSRTSKFILACDIEAAFTQIRIVNEHKDLCRCLWVKDISRIPIKDNIVVYRFNRLPFGVTASPGILNMAILPFSNQRIPHFYMK
- a CDS encoding hypothetical protein (NECATOR_CHRX.G25187.T2), whose product is MSLVFNRKPMAHSDKTLQLLLEKFPLYVEEWNPNGSEDEMFEVYLTSTNLIKRSIKTIEQSRNSLQSLIDKLKMEYNDSRTKGNKKELEKEIEEIESETKFTDIMERANEMIFMLEARATEAASQADKFARKLRIKLHRNQRIVTHVEDVNNRSPQTGSARTATDQSNDETLSPDEPIWLSEDHSDTSREAIEEDFICRTLKPSQMKYPRFWGDEEELLEFWAVYETLVHQKKVLSTVEKMFLLKDSLRGRAK
- a CDS encoding hypothetical protein (NECATOR_CHRX.G25187.T1), with product MAHSDKTLQLLLEKFPLYVEEWNPNGSEDEMFEVYLTSTNLIKRSIKTIEQSRNSLQSLIDKLKMEYNDSRTKGNKKELEKEIEEIESETKFTDIMERANEMIFMLEARATEAASQADKFARKLRIKLHRNQRIVTHVEDVNNRSPQTGSARTATDQSNDETLSPDEPIWLSEDHSDTSREAIEEDFICRTLKPSQMKYPRFWGDEEELLEFWAVYETLVHQKKVLSTVEKMFLLKDSLRGRAK
- a CDS encoding hypothetical protein (NECATOR_CHRX.G25188.T2), whose translation is MEVKVDGRQLHYLRFANDIVVITPSTSQAERMLTEFDETCGCICLQLNLQKTMFMRNGWVSDAPFTLNGTNISECSSYVYLAVSEPLEKHIRGFEDVVKKTRNTRLRAHLFNTTVLPTLTYASETWAFRKQEENAVSVIERTIERVMLGVSRFTQVRDGIRSSLLRQRSKIRDSAAFAKESKIRWAGHVMRFNDNRWTRAVSDWVPRDIKRTTGRPPTRWSDFFTKSFKEKYDALRVPRERRNHSATLARDRDKWKKCWRPLDQFKDQRESR
- a CDS encoding hypothetical protein (NECATOR_CHRX.G25188.T1), translating into MEVKVDGRQLHYLRFANDIVVITPSTSQAERMLTEFDETCGCICLQLNLQKTMFMRNGWVSDAPFTLNGTNISECSSYVYLGRQLNMKNDLTSELCSSKRAT
- a CDS encoding hypothetical protein (NECATOR_CHRX.G25189.T1) → MWISLFIQQHGLAGVPLFRNLAFRQITCKEPRQGWQWILRIINYCVPRSEHGASQEDWNQKVKRNGSITLLNKAEIYTHKMCDVKRAIMPKLAQEERLRNFEEEVEAFCTDLKKFYREDHVYKGTAGDFNADWPQKNTWRTSHRNLRPSME
- a CDS encoding hypothetical protein (NECATOR_CHRX.G25190.T2) — encoded protein: MPLCLTFIDLKKAFDSVETEAIVGPWTTEGPGAERFLTDMIACRISDGRTSIIPKMVRRQVDMAVEEITTELVDHLIRSPSRCNGDDVISFIAAPPPGGSHLQRRD
- a CDS encoding hypothetical protein (NECATOR_CHRX.G25190.T1); its protein translation is MPLCLTFIDLKKAFDSVETEAIVGPWTTEGPGAERFLTDMIACRISDGRTSIIPKMVRRQVDMAVEEITTELVDHLIRSPSRCNGCPIWVPESTHPRISIGEFSTSVANALSCLCSFSQHFCSSLFEVFLYRFSANHASSGATSWLHAARAAPR
- a CDS encoding hypothetical protein (NECATOR_CHRX.G25191.T1); translated protein: MTICTYNARTFASAMEDLMMQAKKIKYNVIGLTETRQRHPLNAVYETGDELFVGICDSGGVGGVGVLLNTSMAKNIDSFEQLGNGRQWMRICGLTPALTILVAYAPTSGYEEEVEAFYMELEKFYREDHAFYKVIVGDFSAKIGPRRTPEELHIGTHGLQWNEQGERLPEFIMTTKTIH